Within the Mustela lutreola isolate mMusLut2 chromosome 2, mMusLut2.pri, whole genome shotgun sequence genome, the region GACATGGTGAGTCCTgtaatgttcattcattcagcgaGTGCCTGTGAGCCTCCTGTGTGTGAGTCCCAGCCACTGAGGACACAGAAACTAACCGTGGTTTAATTTTATAAGGATGCAACACTTTGGGCAATTCTGTGCATTTTAAGAAGATTCTGTGGTAAACTTACATATTTATGAAGTTGCATGAGTGTatgctatttctctttctctctctctctctctttttttgttctttaaatctaccttaaatatattttgcagCCCAGCCCAGGAGCATTGGACTAATAGCTGGAGCCATTGGCACTGGTGCAGTTATTATCATTTTTTGCATTGCACTAATTTTAGGGGCATTCTTTTACTggagaagcaaaaataaagaggaggaggaagaagaaattccTAATGAAATAAGGTTTGTGTGTCAGAAAATTCATCCTATATGGCCAGTGTctgtatttctattaattttgGCAGCTAAGACTTCTTTGCTAATCCAATGGCTGTGATGGCCTAGACAGTTAAAGTGCCAAGtcatattttcttgtattttatatcACTTTTACTCATTTACTGGATCATGAAAGAGGAAGAGGGTCCCATATGTGCCCAACTAGGAGGACACATGTGAAGAATTCCTTCACCTTCCATACTTCCAAGGTAGGTGGAGTTAAGATGGTTGCCACAGAAGAAAAGTTAGTTTAAGAAATGTGTTTGACATTGGCATTTataccagaagctagaagaaacACCCCAAGAGCATACCAGTTCCTGTGCACACAGGCCAAAGCCATATGGCTTGGTATGAGAGACAGTTCAGTCAAGGATATGAACATCTTCAGACAACAATGtgaaaatcatctttattttattttttttattttttcattatgttcagttagctactgtatagtacatcgttagtttttgatgacGTGTTCAATTTCTAATTAGTTATAcctttaacacccagtgcttatcacagcatgaaaatcatctttaaagaaaagtgaCTCTTGGCATGTTATAAGGATAGGGGAGTTCATGCTCCCTCTCTATCCCTATCACATTGTACCACATGGTATCCTTGTTGAAAATGCTTTAATGAATCTAGTCTAGTTAGCGTGATCCACACAGCCCTTCAGGACTGACCTTCTCCTGCTTCCCTAGTCCTCTGTCACTACTTCCATGGTCACTGGTGTTCCATTCTGTTCTGTAGCCTCTCGTGCTTCAGGGTCTTTGCTCAAGCCTCCACCCTCTTCTGTCACCAAActcctttcctttttatccaTCTCTTTCATAAATTCCTTGATCTGATTCAAGACCAGTCCAGGTGTCACCTCCTCACAGAAGTTGACTCTAGTCCCTGTCCAGCCTTTCAGACTTGGAAATGTTCTTGCATTGATTGGCACTCTCGTTTGGCCATAGGCTTCTGGATTATAGgaactgtgtcttttttttacaTGAAACATCTAGTATAGTAGAGTGCCTGGTACTCAATAACTGTTGAATGAATTAACATCTTAAGCTAAATTAGTGACTTATCTTAGCCTCTTGTAATTCTTTACACAACAAGCTCAGTGGCTCTCTTCAAGGTCTACTTTcctatttaaagcaaaaaaaaattataaacgtgcatatatacataccacacatGTATAttcacacacctttttttttttttcaggtatatTGGAAAGTATAGTCTGAGAGATTTGACATTACTTTTTGTATTCTTGGCTATTGATAAGCTGAGGGAACATTTTTCTTGAGCATTGTCTCAATGAGAATGAGTGCCAGAGCTGAGGACACCAGGACACAAGGGCTgatgcatttgctttttttttttttttttttttttaagatttttgtttatttatttgactgacagagatcacaagcaggcagagaggcaggcagagagagaggaggaagcaggctccccaccaagcagagagcccgatgcagggctcgattccggaacccgggatcatgacctgagccataggcagaggcttaacccactgagccacccagatgccccgtgtTTGCTTTTTTGATAGTATGTTCTGTCCTGAGGATTTGTATCTCACAGACATATGGCCTTAGCAGAAGATGAAAGATTCCTGGGCTGGAGGGTAGGGTGACATTCAAGTTAATCCTGacaacaattttatttctattccttttcagAGAGGATGATCTTCCACCTAAATGTTCTTCTTCTGCCAAAGCATTTCACACCGAGATATCCTCCTCAGAGAACAACACATTGACCTCTTCCAATACGTACAACAGTCGATACTGGAGCAACAATCCAAAAGTTCCCAGGAACACGGAGTCATTCAACCACTTCAGTGACTTGCGccagtctttctctctccactCAGGCAATGCCAACATCCCTTCCATCTACGCTAATGGGACCCACCTGGGCTCAGCTCCGCATAAGACTCTGGTAGTGACAGCCAACAGAGGGTCATCCCCGCAGGTCATGCCCAGGAGCAATGGCTCAGTCAGCAGGAAGCCTCGGCCTCAACACACACACTCGTACACTGTCAGCCAAGCAACGCTAGAGCGAATTGGTGCTATCCCTGTCATGGTGCCAGCCCAGAGTCGGGCCGGCTCCCTGGTATAGTACCTGAGCGGATAGAGTGTTCAGAAAAGAATCAGTGGAGTACCCCATGCAGGGGGAGGGCGGGGTGAGCAAGTGCTGGGAAAGAAGTGCTTTCCTTATAAGGATACTAGTaaaaaagcacaaaggaaaaggCAATGCTGTTTGTTACGTGGCCAGTGAAATTTGTGAAATGAACTGGAATTCTTCATCTTGAAGACTTGTTTCCCCACCACAGATGTCCCAGC harbors:
- the IGSF11 gene encoding immunoglobulin superfamily member 11 isoform X2, coding for MVIPLSNANQPEQVILYQGGQMFDGAPRFHGRVGFTGTMPATNVSIFINNTQLSDTGTYQCLVNNLPDRGGRNIGVTGLTVLVPPSAPHCQIQGSQDIGSDVILLCSSEEGIPRPTYLWEKLDNTLKLPPTATQDQVQGTVTIRNISALSSGLYQCVASNAIGTSTCLLDLQVISPQPRSIGLIAGAIGTGAVIIIFCIALILGAFFYWRSKNKEEEEEEIPNEIREDDLPPKCSSSAKAFHTEISSSENNTLTSSNTYNSRYWSNNPKVPRNTESFNHFSDLRQSFSLHSGNANIPSIYANGTHLGSAPHKTLVVTANRGSSPQVMPRSNGSVSRKPRPQHTHSYTVSQATLERIGAIPVMVPAQSRAGSLV